The Agromyces atrinae genome window below encodes:
- the carB gene encoding carbamoyl-phosphate synthase large subunit, which produces MPKRDDINSVLVIGSGPIVIGQAAEFDYSGTQACRVLRAEGVRVILVNPNPATIMTDPDFADATYIEPITSEIIESIIIKERPDAILPTLGGQTALNAAIALHDAGILEKHGVELIGAKVEAIQKGEDRQLFKQLVLDAGADVARSHIARTLEEAKTFAEDLGYPLVVRPSFTMGGLGSGFAYDEADLVRYVTAGLHSSPTTEVLLEESILGWKEYELELMRDTADNTVVVCSIENVDPVGVHTGDSITVAPALTLTDREYQNLRDIAIDIIRAVGVDTGGCNIQFAIDPKDGRVIVIEMNPRVSRSSALASKATGFAIAKIAAKLAIGYRLDEIPNDITKVTPASFEPTLDYVVVKVPRFAFEKFPAADPTLTTTMKSVGEAMAIGRNYASALQKALRSLEKRGSSFHWGDESRSVDELLEESRTPTDGRIVLVQQALRLGATIEQAFEATKIDPWFLDQIVLINEIADEVRTAEALDTDLLRHAKDHGFSDAQIGQLRGFGEADAREVRHILGIRPVFKTVDTCAGEFPALTPYHYSSFDQETEVTPSDRRKVVILGSGPNRIGQGVEFDYSCVHASFALSAAGYETIMINCNPETVSTDYDTSDRLYFEPLTLEDVLEVIHAEMQSGELVGVVVQLGGQTALGLAKGLEAAGVPILGTSPSAIDLAEERGLFAGILDDAGLLAPRNGTAVDLQGAVTIAEEIGYPVLVRPSYVLGGRGMEIVYDSPSLADYFARIEGQGIVGAGHPLLVDRFLDDAIEIDVDALYDGEELYIGGVMEHLEEAGIHSGDSSCTLPPVTLGRAQIDRVVEATGKIARGIGVRGLLNVQFAIGAGVLYVLEANPRASRTVPFVSKALGIPLAKAASRVMVGDSIASLKAEGLLPEQDGSRVPFDSPVAVKEAVLPFHRFRTRDGRMVDSVLGPEMRSTGEVMGIDRDFPRAFAKSQLAAYGGMPLEGTVFVSVADRDKRSIILPVLRLKELGYRITATEGTAEVLRRNGIESEIVLKFNEKSDDSADSVVELINRGEVDVVINTPSGRSARADGYEIRAAAVGGDIPLFTTIAELSAAVASLDVVRHGFDVTSLQEYAERRQAAL; this is translated from the coding sequence ATGCCCAAGCGCGACGACATCAACAGCGTTCTCGTCATCGGGTCCGGCCCGATCGTCATCGGCCAGGCGGCCGAGTTCGACTACTCGGGAACCCAGGCCTGCCGCGTCCTCCGCGCGGAGGGCGTCCGCGTCATCCTCGTGAACCCGAACCCGGCCACGATCATGACCGACCCCGACTTCGCCGATGCGACCTACATCGAGCCGATCACGTCGGAGATCATCGAGTCGATCATCATCAAGGAGCGCCCCGACGCGATCCTCCCGACCCTCGGCGGCCAGACCGCGCTCAACGCGGCGATCGCCCTGCACGACGCGGGAATCCTCGAGAAGCACGGCGTCGAACTCATCGGTGCGAAGGTCGAGGCGATCCAGAAGGGTGAGGACCGCCAGCTCTTCAAGCAGCTCGTCCTGGATGCCGGTGCCGACGTCGCCCGCTCGCACATCGCCCGCACGCTCGAGGAGGCGAAGACCTTCGCCGAGGACCTCGGCTACCCGCTCGTCGTCCGGCCGTCCTTCACGATGGGCGGACTCGGTTCGGGATTCGCCTACGACGAAGCCGATCTCGTGCGTTACGTCACCGCCGGCCTCCACTCGAGCCCGACGACCGAGGTGCTCCTCGAGGAGTCGATCCTCGGCTGGAAGGAGTACGAGCTCGAGCTCATGCGCGACACGGCCGACAACACGGTCGTCGTCTGCTCGATCGAGAACGTCGACCCCGTCGGCGTGCACACGGGTGACTCGATCACCGTGGCGCCGGCGCTCACGCTCACTGACCGCGAGTACCAGAACCTCCGCGACATCGCGATCGACATCATCCGCGCCGTCGGCGTCGACACCGGTGGCTGCAACATCCAGTTCGCCATCGACCCGAAGGATGGCCGTGTCATCGTCATCGAGATGAACCCGCGTGTCTCGCGGTCGAGCGCGCTCGCCTCGAAGGCCACGGGCTTCGCGATCGCGAAGATCGCCGCGAAGCTCGCCATCGGCTACCGCCTCGACGAGATCCCGAACGACATCACGAAGGTCACCCCCGCGAGCTTCGAGCCGACGCTCGACTACGTCGTCGTCAAGGTGCCCCGGTTCGCGTTCGAGAAGTTCCCGGCCGCCGACCCGACGCTCACGACGACCATGAAGTCGGTCGGCGAGGCGATGGCGATCGGCCGCAACTACGCCTCGGCGCTGCAGAAGGCCCTCCGCTCGCTCGAGAAGCGCGGTTCGAGCTTCCACTGGGGCGACGAGTCGCGCTCGGTCGACGAGCTGCTCGAAGAATCGCGCACGCCCACCGACGGCCGCATCGTGCTCGTGCAGCAGGCGCTCCGCCTCGGTGCGACGATCGAGCAGGCCTTCGAGGCGACGAAGATCGACCCGTGGTTCCTCGACCAGATCGTCCTCATCAACGAGATCGCCGACGAGGTCCGCACCGCCGAGGCGCTCGACACCGACCTCCTCCGCCACGCCAAGGACCACGGCTTCTCCGACGCCCAGATCGGTCAGCTGCGCGGCTTCGGCGAGGCCGATGCCCGCGAGGTGCGTCACATCCTCGGCATCCGCCCGGTGTTCAAGACTGTCGACACGTGCGCCGGCGAGTTCCCCGCGCTCACGCCGTACCACTACTCGAGCTTCGACCAGGAGACGGAGGTCACTCCGAGTGACCGCCGCAAGGTCGTCATCCTCGGATCGGGTCCGAACCGCATCGGTCAGGGCGTCGAGTTCGACTACTCGTGCGTGCACGCGTCGTTCGCCCTCTCGGCCGCCGGGTACGAGACGATCATGATCAACTGCAACCCCGAGACCGTCTCGACCGACTACGACACGAGCGATCGTCTCTACTTCGAGCCGCTCACGCTCGAAGACGTGCTCGAGGTCATCCACGCCGAGATGCAGTCGGGTGAGCTCGTCGGCGTCGTCGTGCAGCTCGGCGGCCAGACCGCTCTCGGCCTCGCAAAGGGCCTCGAAGCCGCCGGTGTGCCGATCCTCGGAACGAGCCCTTCGGCGATCGACCTCGCCGAGGAGCGCGGCCTCTTCGCCGGCATCCTCGACGACGCCGGGCTGCTCGCCCCGCGCAACGGCACGGCCGTCGACCTGCAGGGCGCCGTCACCATCGCCGAGGAGATCGGGTACCCCGTGCTCGTGCGCCCGAGCTACGTGCTCGGCGGCCGCGGCATGGAGATCGTCTACGACTCGCCGTCGCTCGCGGACTACTTCGCGCGCATCGAGGGCCAGGGCATCGTCGGCGCGGGTCACCCGCTGCTCGTCGACCGCTTCCTCGACGACGCGATCGAGATCGACGTCGACGCACTGTACGACGGCGAGGAGCTCTACATCGGCGGTGTCATGGAGCACCTCGAAGAGGCCGGCATCCACTCGGGCGACTCGAGCTGCACCCTCCCGCCCGTGACCCTCGGCCGCGCTCAGATCGACCGCGTCGTCGAGGCGACCGGCAAGATCGCCCGCGGCATCGGCGTGCGAGGCCTGCTCAACGTGCAGTTCGCGATCGGCGCGGGCGTGCTCTACGTGCTCGAGGCGAACCCGCGTGCGAGCCGCACGGTGCCGTTCGTCTCGAAGGCGCTCGGCATCCCGCTCGCGAAGGCCGCGTCCCGCGTCATGGTCGGCGACTCGATCGCGTCGCTCAAGGCCGAGGGCCTCCTCCCCGAGCAGGACGGCTCTCGCGTGCCGTTCGACTCGCCCGTCGCCGTCAAGGAGGCCGTGCTTCCCTTCCACCGCTTCCGCACGCGCGACGGCCGCATGGTCGACTCCGTGCTCGGCCCGGAGATGCGCTCGACCGGTGAGGTCATGGGCATCGACCGCGACTTCCCCCGCGCGTTCGCGAAGAGCCAGCTTGCGGCGTACGGCGGGATGCCGCTCGAGGGCACCGTCTTCGTCTCGGTCGCCGACCGCGACAAGCGTTCGATCATCCTCCCGGTCCTCCGCCTCAAGGAACTCGGTTACCGCATCACGGCGACCGAGGGAACGGCCGAGGTGCTCCGCCGCAACGGCATCGAGTCGGAGATCGTGCTCAAGTTCAACGAGAAGAGCGACGACAGCGCCGACTCGGTCGTCGAACTGATCAACCGCGGTGAGGTCGACGTCGTCATCAACACGCCGAGCGGTCGTTCCGCGCGTGCCGACGGCTACGAGATCCGTGCCGCTGCCGTCGGCGGCGACATCCCGCTCTTCACGACGATCGCCGAGCTCTCGGCGGCCGTCGCGTCGCTCGACGTCGTGCGTCACGGCTTCGACGTGACGAGCCTGCAGGAGTACGCCGAGAGGCGGCAGGCCGCACTGTGA
- the pyrR gene encoding bifunctional pyr operon transcriptional regulator/uracil phosphoribosyltransferase PyrR, producing MAARTVLQQADIARAITRIAHEILESNRGAENLVLLGIPTRGIFLAERLARVIREISDVEVPTGTLDVTMYRDDLSRTRTRTPGPTDIPTGGIDDRVVVLVDDVLYSGRTIRAAFDALGDLGRARAVRLAVLVDRGHREFPIRADFVGKNLPSASSERINVHLAEIDGDDSVTIDGGVQ from the coding sequence GTGGCTGCGCGTACCGTGCTGCAACAGGCTGATATCGCCCGAGCGATCACTCGAATCGCTCACGAGATCCTCGAATCGAATCGTGGGGCCGAGAATCTCGTTCTCCTCGGCATCCCGACACGGGGCATCTTCCTCGCCGAACGCCTCGCCCGCGTGATCCGCGAGATCTCCGACGTCGAGGTTCCGACCGGCACGCTCGACGTGACGATGTACCGCGACGATCTGTCGCGGACTCGTACGCGAACGCCCGGCCCCACCGACATCCCCACCGGCGGCATCGACGACCGCGTCGTCGTTCTCGTCGACGACGTGCTCTACTCGGGCCGCACGATCCGAGCGGCGTTCGACGCGCTCGGAGATCTCGGCCGCGCCCGTGCCGTGCGACTCGCCGTCCTCGTCGATCGCGGTCACCGCGAGTTCCCGATCCGCGCCGACTTCGTCGGGAAGAACCTTCCGAGCGCGAGCTCGGAGCGCATCAACGTGCACCTCGCCGAGATCGACGGCGACGACAGCGTCACGATCGATGGGGGCGTGCAGTGA
- a CDS encoding AI-2E family transporter, producing MSLFRRPAPRPTPEAKPVTRSASALWTDGPGRLATRAVQILAVLAVVAIFVWGMTQLSLVIIPVMIALILASAIHPVLSWVRGKGVPSILATWLALIAIIVVLSGLVFLIVQAVRSQWSELFDSAAEGIDQLRDFVLGLPFSITDEQIQDATDAVTDFLTSAQFGSGAIAGVSATASFITGLVLMVVVLFFFMKDGPRIWEFLLRPFEGVAYERGKRIGTKAVDTLGGYVRGTATVAAVDAIGIGVGLAILQVPLALPLAVIVFVLAFIPIVGATLAGVLAALVALVANGPVVALIVIAIVVGVNQLEGNFLQPIVMGRSLRLHALVILLALTAGTIVGGIVGAVLAVPITAVAWGIVKVWNGPNEPARPARQKRAETV from the coding sequence GTGAGCCTGTTCCGCCGACCCGCACCCCGCCCGACCCCCGAGGCGAAGCCGGTCACCCGCTCGGCGAGTGCGCTCTGGACCGATGGTCCCGGCCGGCTCGCTACCCGCGCCGTCCAGATCCTCGCCGTCCTTGCGGTCGTCGCGATCTTCGTGTGGGGGATGACGCAGCTGAGCCTCGTCATCATCCCCGTCATGATCGCCCTCATCCTCGCCTCCGCGATCCACCCCGTGCTCTCGTGGGTACGCGGGAAGGGCGTGCCGTCGATCCTCGCGACGTGGCTCGCGCTCATCGCGATCATCGTCGTGCTGAGCGGGCTCGTCTTCCTCATCGTCCAGGCAGTTCGGTCGCAGTGGAGCGAGCTCTTCGACAGCGCAGCCGAGGGCATCGACCAGTTGCGCGATTTCGTGCTCGGGCTGCCGTTCTCGATCACCGATGAGCAGATCCAGGACGCGACCGACGCGGTCACCGACTTCCTGACGAGTGCGCAGTTCGGTTCGGGTGCCATCGCGGGCGTTTCGGCGACGGCCTCGTTCATCACGGGTCTCGTGCTCATGGTCGTCGTGCTGTTCTTCTTCATGAAGGACGGCCCGCGCATCTGGGAGTTCCTCCTCCGCCCGTTCGAGGGCGTGGCGTACGAGCGCGGCAAGCGCATCGGCACCAAGGCCGTCGACACCCTCGGCGGTTACGTGCGCGGCACGGCGACGGTCGCGGCGGTCGACGCCATCGGCATCGGCGTCGGTCTGGCGATCCTGCAGGTGCCCCTCGCGCTCCCTCTCGCCGTCATCGTGTTCGTGCTCGCGTTCATCCCGATCGTGGGTGCGACGCTCGCGGGCGTGCTCGCAGCCTTGGTCGCCCTCGTCGCGAACGGTCCGGTCGTCGCGCTCATCGTCATCGCGATCGTCGTGGGTGTGAACCAGCTCGAGGGCAACTTCCTCCAGCCCATCGTCATGGGCCGATCGCTCCGTCTGCACGCGCTCGTCATCCTGCTCGCGTTGACCGCAGGAACCATCGTCGGCGGCATCGTCGGAGCGGTCCTCGCCGTACCGATCACGGCTGTCGCGTGGGGCATCGTGAAGGTCTGGAACGGTCCGAACGAGCCGGCTCGACCGGCGCGGCAGAAGCGCGCGGAAACGGTCTGA
- a CDS encoding PH-like domain-containing protein encodes MDKVLPTVITVVVVALAVTLMILSWRARRRRDSGLSAYELPATAGDEILAADVFYVATTPHEVPHERLAVRGLAFRASARLAVTADGLRLEIPGESETFIPTSAITGADRATWAIDRGVEPHGLVVVTWTADGDDAHPSVDSYFRARYLDDTSKIIDALRSLIAGRTGSIIEREA; translated from the coding sequence GTGGATAAAGTGCTGCCCACCGTCATCACGGTCGTCGTCGTCGCCCTCGCGGTGACACTCATGATCCTGTCCTGGCGTGCGCGCCGCCGACGCGACTCGGGGCTCTCCGCCTACGAGCTGCCCGCGACGGCCGGCGACGAGATCCTCGCGGCCGACGTCTTCTACGTCGCGACGACCCCGCACGAGGTTCCCCACGAGCGCCTCGCCGTGCGCGGTCTCGCCTTCCGCGCCTCCGCACGACTCGCGGTCACCGCCGACGGTCTGCGCCTCGAGATCCCGGGGGAGTCGGAGACGTTCATCCCGACGAGCGCGATCACGGGGGCCGACCGAGCCACGTGGGCGATCGACCGCGGTGTCGAGCCGCACGGTCTCGTCGTCGTGACGTGGACCGCCGACGGTGACGACGCGCACCCGTCGGTCGACAGCTACTTCCGTGCCCGATACCTCGACGACACGTCGAAGATCATCGACGCACTCCGTTCACTCATCGCCGGACGCACCGGCAGCATCATCGAAAGAGAGGCCTGA
- the pyrF gene encoding orotidine-5'-phosphate decarboxylase, giving the protein MSDTASFGDRLGAAFDRFGRLCVGIDPHASLLDSWGLTDDADGVREFGLRVVDAAHGRAGIVKPQISFFERFGSRGFAALERVLAHAASAGLLVIGDVKRGDIGSTVEAYGDAWLSPGSPLEVDAITLSPYLGLGSLASTLERAESLGKGAFVLAATSNPEGAAVQQAVLQSSSREGDTVAAAMVGGVTDWNARRADGAEARFGSIGVVLGATLDLSRFGIDRDSEQPGPILPVLAPGFGSQGAAVSDIRSTFGALARGVIVSESRSLLEAGPDGITDAIARRVDEVEKARG; this is encoded by the coding sequence GTGAGCGATACGGCGAGTTTCGGCGACCGCCTCGGCGCGGCGTTCGATCGGTTCGGGCGCCTCTGCGTCGGCATCGACCCCCACGCGAGCCTGCTCGATTCGTGGGGGCTGACCGACGACGCCGACGGCGTGCGTGAGTTCGGACTGCGCGTGGTGGACGCCGCGCACGGCCGCGCCGGCATCGTCAAGCCGCAGATCTCGTTCTTCGAGCGCTTCGGTTCTCGCGGATTCGCGGCGCTCGAACGGGTGCTCGCCCACGCGGCGTCGGCGGGTCTTCTCGTGATCGGCGACGTCAAGCGCGGCGACATCGGTTCGACGGTCGAGGCCTACGGCGACGCATGGCTCTCTCCGGGGTCCCCGCTCGAGGTCGACGCCATCACGCTCTCGCCGTACCTGGGACTCGGCTCGCTCGCCTCGACGCTCGAACGAGCCGAGTCGCTCGGCAAGGGAGCATTCGTCCTCGCCGCGACGTCGAATCCCGAGGGAGCGGCCGTCCAGCAGGCCGTCCTGCAATCGTCGAGTCGCGAGGGCGACACGGTCGCCGCCGCCATGGTGGGCGGCGTCACCGACTGGAACGCGCGACGAGCGGATGGCGCTGAGGCGCGTTTCGGCTCGATCGGAGTCGTCCTCGGCGCGACGCTCGACCTCTCGCGATTCGGGATCGACCGCGATTCCGAGCAGCCCGGCCCGATCCTCCCCGTTCTCGCTCCGGGCTTCGGCAGTCAGGGCGCCGCCGTGTCCGACATCCGCTCGACCTTCGGAGCGCTCGCGCGCGGCGTCATCGTGAGCGAGTCCCGCTCGCTCCTCGAAGCGGGCCCCGACGGGATCACCGACGCGATCGCGCGCCGGGTCGACGAAGTGGAGAAGGCACGTGGCTGA
- the carA gene encoding glutamine-hydrolyzing carbamoyl-phosphate synthase small subunit produces MATPGTRSGGPAVLVLEDGTRFTGRAYGARGRTLGEAVFATGMTGYQETLTDPSYAGQIVLMTAPHIGNTGANDTDMESSRIWVAGFVVRDPSRVVSNFRAQRSLDDDLVDGGVVGISGIDTRALTRHIRSGGAMRAGIFSGDDATLSNAEQLELVRSGAEMSGQNLSGTVSTSERYSLPAVGEKVGTVAVLDLGVKNSTLTYLAERGFDVEVFPQSVTADEILGIAPSALFYSNGPGDPSASDQHVEILRTALRSGVPYFGICFGNQLLGRALGFGTYKLPFGHRGINQPVLDKATGRVEITAHNHGFAVDAPIEGVSDSREGFGRVEVSHYGLNDNVVEGLNCLDIPAFSVQYHPESAAGPHDANYLFDRFRDMVLATTANKETHA; encoded by the coding sequence ATGGCGACTCCCGGAACCCGTTCGGGCGGCCCCGCCGTCCTCGTCCTCGAGGACGGCACCCGGTTCACCGGTCGTGCATACGGCGCTCGCGGGCGCACGCTCGGCGAGGCCGTCTTCGCGACCGGCATGACCGGCTACCAGGAGACCCTGACCGACCCGTCGTACGCGGGGCAGATCGTGCTCATGACCGCGCCGCACATCGGCAACACTGGTGCGAACGACACCGACATGGAGTCGTCGCGCATCTGGGTCGCGGGCTTCGTCGTGCGCGACCCCTCCCGCGTCGTGTCGAACTTCCGCGCGCAGCGCAGCCTCGACGACGACCTCGTCGACGGGGGAGTCGTCGGCATCAGCGGCATCGACACGCGCGCGCTCACCCGCCACATCCGCTCCGGCGGTGCGATGCGCGCCGGCATCTTCTCGGGCGACGACGCGACGCTCTCGAACGCCGAGCAGCTCGAACTCGTGCGCTCGGGCGCCGAGATGAGCGGTCAGAACCTCTCGGGCACGGTGTCGACGTCGGAGCGCTACTCGCTCCCCGCCGTCGGCGAGAAGGTCGGGACGGTCGCCGTCCTCGACCTCGGCGTCAAGAACTCGACCCTCACCTACCTCGCGGAGCGCGGCTTCGACGTCGAGGTGTTCCCCCAGTCGGTCACGGCCGACGAGATCCTCGGCATCGCGCCGAGCGCCCTCTTCTACTCGAACGGCCCCGGCGACCCGAGCGCGTCCGACCAGCACGTCGAGATCCTCCGCACCGCGCTCCGCTCGGGCGTGCCCTACTTCGGCATCTGCTTCGGCAACCAGCTCCTCGGCCGCGCCCTCGGCTTCGGCACCTACAAGCTGCCGTTCGGTCACCGCGGCATCAACCAGCCCGTGCTCGACAAGGCGACCGGCCGCGTCGAGATCACCGCGCACAACCACGGATTCGCCGTCGACGCGCCCATCGAGGGCGTGAGCGACTCGCGTGAGGGCTTCGGCCGCGTCGAGGTGAGCCACTACGGCCTCAACGACAACGTGGTCGAGGGCCTCAACTGCCTCGACATCCCGGCGTTCTCGGTGCAGTACCACCCCGAGTCGGCGGCCGGCCCGCACGACGCCAACTACCTCTTCGACCGCTTCCGCGACATGGTGCTCGCGACCACCGCCAACAAGGAGACTCACGCCTGA
- a CDS encoding aspartate carbamoyltransferase catalytic subunit, with amino-acid sequence MRHLLSTRDLTRAEAIEILDIAEDMAAVQLREVKKLPTLRGKTVVNLFFEDSTRTRISFEAAAKRLSADVINFSAKGSSVSKGESLKDTAQTLQAIGADGVVIRHGASGAPQTLATSGWIDAGVINAGDGTHEHPTQALLDAFTIRRRLHGAASRGRDLAGVRVVIVGDILHSRVARSNVWLLSTLGADVTLVAPPTLVPVDLTAWPVTVGYDLDAALAAGPDVVMMLRIQAERMNAAFFPNSREYSRTWGLDDERFHRLAPTSIVMHPGPMNRGLEISSAAADSPQSTVLEQVSNGVSVRMAALYLLLSGEREATA; translated from the coding sequence ATGCGGCACCTCCTCTCGACCCGCGACCTCACCCGCGCCGAGGCGATCGAGATCCTCGACATCGCCGAGGACATGGCCGCCGTGCAGTTGCGCGAGGTCAAGAAGCTCCCGACGCTCCGCGGCAAGACCGTCGTCAACCTCTTCTTCGAGGACTCGACCCGCACGCGCATCTCGTTCGAGGCCGCGGCCAAGCGGCTCTCGGCCGACGTCATCAACTTCAGCGCCAAGGGCTCGAGCGTCTCGAAGGGCGAGAGCCTCAAGGACACGGCGCAGACTCTGCAGGCGATCGGCGCCGACGGCGTCGTGATCCGGCACGGCGCGTCGGGTGCACCCCAGACGCTCGCGACGAGCGGATGGATCGACGCCGGCGTCATCAATGCCGGCGACGGAACCCATGAGCACCCCACGCAGGCCCTCCTCGATGCGTTCACGATCCGACGCCGCCTGCACGGCGCGGCATCGCGGGGTCGAGACCTCGCGGGGGTGAGAGTCGTCATCGTCGGCGACATCCTGCACTCGCGCGTCGCGCGATCGAACGTCTGGCTGCTGTCGACCCTCGGCGCCGACGTCACGCTCGTCGCTCCGCCCACGCTCGTTCCCGTCGACCTCACGGCGTGGCCCGTCACGGTCGGCTACGACCTCGATGCGGCCCTGGCCGCCGGCCCCGACGTCGTCATGATGCTGCGCATCCAGGCCGAGCGCATGAACGCGGCGTTTTTCCCGAACAGCCGGGAGTATTCGCGAACCTGGGGGCTCGACGACGAGCGATTCCACAGGCTCGCGCCGACTAGCATTGTCATGCACCCCGGGCCGATGAATCGCGGACTGGAGATCTCCTCCGCCGCCGCCGATTCCCCCCAGTCGACGGTGCTCGAACAGGTCTCGAACGGAGTCTCGGTGAGAATGGCTGCCCTCTATCTGCTGCTGTCGGGCGAACGCGAGGCCACGGCATGA
- a CDS encoding dihydroorotase, whose amino-acid sequence MTRHLVTGATLPDGTRADILFDETILAVGSNLDATGATVVDGDGLLALPGLVDLHTHLREPGYEQSETVLTGTRAAAAGGFTAVFAMANTSPVADTAGVVEQELRLGEAAGFATVQPIGAVTVGLKGERLAELGAMASSRARVRVFSDDGFCVYDPLLMRRALEYVKAFDGVVAQHAQEPRLTEGAQMNEGALSGELGLTGWPAVAEESIIARDVLLAEHVGGRLHVCHVSTAGSVEVIRWAKARGIDVTAEVTPHHLLLTEDLVASYDARFKVNPPLRCAEDVEALRAALADGTIDIVATDHAPHPVEAKESEWDAAANGMVGLESALSVVHASVVENGLLDWTDVARVLSSAPARIGRLDGQGQPIAVGSPAEITLYDPTASREFSTGDLAGRSVNSPYLGRALPGRVVATFHAGYATVLDGAVRPVDEIAEAARG is encoded by the coding sequence ATGACCCGCCACCTCGTCACGGGCGCGACGCTGCCCGACGGCACCCGCGCCGACATCCTCTTCGACGAGACGATCCTCGCCGTGGGGTCGAACCTCGACGCGACGGGCGCGACCGTCGTCGACGGCGACGGGCTGCTCGCACTGCCGGGTCTCGTCGACTTGCACACGCACCTCCGCGAGCCCGGTTACGAGCAGAGCGAGACGGTCCTCACGGGAACGCGCGCGGCCGCGGCCGGAGGATTCACGGCGGTGTTCGCGATGGCCAACACATCGCCCGTCGCCGACACCGCCGGCGTCGTCGAGCAGGAGCTGCGGCTCGGCGAGGCGGCCGGCTTCGCGACCGTCCAGCCGATCGGCGCCGTCACCGTCGGACTCAAGGGTGAACGTCTCGCCGAACTCGGCGCCATGGCCTCGTCTCGTGCGCGCGTTCGGGTCTTCTCCGACGACGGGTTCTGCGTCTACGACCCTCTGCTGATGCGCCGTGCCCTCGAGTACGTGAAGGCCTTCGACGGCGTCGTCGCCCAGCACGCTCAGGAGCCGCGCCTCACCGAGGGCGCGCAGATGAACGAGGGCGCACTGTCGGGCGAGCTCGGCCTCACCGGCTGGCCCGCCGTCGCGGAAGAGTCGATCATCGCGCGCGACGTCCTGCTCGCCGAGCACGTCGGCGGCCGACTCCACGTCTGCCACGTCTCGACCGCTGGTTCGGTCGAGGTCATCCGGTGGGCGAAGGCGCGCGGCATCGACGTCACCGCCGAGGTCACGCCCCACCACCTCCTCCTCACCGAAGACCTCGTCGCGAGCTACGACGCGCGCTTCAAGGTCAACCCGCCCCTCCGCTGTGCCGAAGACGTCGAGGCGCTCCGTGCGGCACTCGCCGACGGCACGATCGACATCGTCGCGACCGACCACGCCCCGCACCCCGTCGAGGCCAAGGAGAGCGAATGGGATGCCGCGGCGAACGGCATGGTCGGCCTCGAGTCCGCTCTCTCGGTGGTGCATGCCTCCGTCGTCGAGAACGGTCTGCTCGACTGGACCGACGTCGCGCGCGTTCTCTCGAGCGCTCCCGCTCGCATCGGGCGCCTCGACGGCCAGGGGCAGCCGATCGCCGTCGGATCGCCCGCGGAGATCACGCTCTACGACCCGACGGCCTCGCGCGAGTTCTCGACCGGTGACCTCGCGGGCCGCAGCGTCAACTCGCCGTACCTCGGCCGTGCACTGCCCGGCCGCGTCGTCGCGACGTTTCACGCGGGCTACGCGACGGTCCTCGACGGCGCCGTGCGACCCGTCGACGAGATCGCGGAGGCCGCACGTGGATAA